GGCGCGATTGCCATTCAGGGTCAAGGTCTCGCTTCAGTCTCGCTGGATGACAATGCCGTTTTCACCGGAAATTACGCATCTTCCGCAAGCGGAGAGGTTAGAGGAGGCGCAGTTCTGGCGTTCTCCAACGACGCCCGGATCACTCTGGGCAACGGCGCCGTTTTCCATGCCAACCATGTTTTGGCGTCAGACAAAGCAGGCGGCGGGGGCGGCGCAATGTTTACCAAGGGCGGTTCCTCCTCCATTGAAATAGGTGATGACGCCACATTCACGGACAACTATGTCCAGGCTGGCAAGTCCAGCTACGGAGGAGCGATAGGCGCCGATAGAAACGCCACCTCCATTACCCTGGGAGACCGCGCGACTTTCAGCGGCAACCATATTTCCACCTCGGCAGACGGAGCAGCCAGTGAAGGGGGGGCGATCAGCACCTACATCACGATTAGAGACGCCTCCGTCACACTGGGAGACAGAGCCGTCTTCACCGGGAATTACATCTTGGCCGCCGGAACGGGAAAAGGGGCCGGCGGGGCGGTTGCGGTGCGGGCAAATGGAGGCCCTGCATCCCTCACCGTTGGGGCGGGTGCAAGCTTCACGGGCAACTATATCTCCGCGTCATCCGGTGACGGAGGTGCCATCTGGATGTCTTCAGGGGGGGCCTGCACTCTGGGAGCCAACGTTTCCTTCACCGGAAATTACATTCAGGCGTCTTCCGGAAGTGGCGGAGCGATTTACCTGAAGAATCAGCAGCTGACCATTCGGGACGGGGCGAATTTCACGAACAATTACGCGCCCACGGCAGGGGGAGCCATCCTGATCAACAATTTCGGCACCAACGCCGCCCAGCAATTCCTGGCGCAGACCCACGACGTTCTTTTCAGCGGCAATATGACAGGGGGAACCTTCACGCGCAACGATAACGGAACGTTTACCGTAGACGGGGGAACAGCCAACGCCATCCATGTTGAAAGGTTAGGCTCTTTGCAGTTGGCGGCCGGAGAAGGACGGAACATCCAGTTTGACGACCCGATCACCTCAGGAACGGACTACGCAATAACGCTCGCGATCAACCGGTATACGGATGACAATGGGACTGATCACGACACCTCCGGCACGGTCGTCTTCAGCGGAACACGCTATCAGGGTACGGACGCCCATCTGGTTGCCAGCCGTTACAACAATTTCCGGGGAAAAACCACTGTATACGGAGGTACGCTGGAACTCAGGGACGGGGTCGTTTTCGGCCGCACGGGGAGCATGACGGACACGGGAACCTCCTTTACGCTTAATGCCGGAGCCACTCTTCGAAGCAAAGGCGCCGTCAGCGAGATCAATGCCGCCTCGATCGTTCTCAACGGCACGGTAGACACCGAAGGCACGCTCCTGCTGAACGGAAACGTCACAGCTTCCGACGCAATGCTCAAAACCGGACAGGGAGTCCTTGACCTGAGGAATACCGGAACCAATCTGTTCACGAACGGAGTTGCGCTCAACGAAGGCAGCATCCTGATTAACGACATGGAACAGATTCGGACCGGCTCAGGCGCGTACATCACAGGTTCCGGCACACTGGACATCCGGTCCGCAGGCACCGTAACCCTCCCGGATTCGCTGGCCGGATTTGGCGGAACCATTGCCCTGACTGATACCCGGCTCCGTCCGGACGCCACAGGACAAACCGTGCTCGGCACCGCAACCCTGCGGCTCGGAAGCGGCTCCGAACTCTCCGTCGCGGAAAATTTTTCCATCAGCAAGCTGCATCTGGCCGGAGGAACGCTTACCGTCCAGGTGGATGGTGACGCTTCCCGGCTGGAACACCAGCTCTCCGTCTCCGGCAGTCTTGACATCACGTCGGCATCCACGCTGGCCGTCTCCGGTCTGAAAGACAGTCTGGACCACATAGCTCCCCAGCCGGGCTTCCTGGACCGCGATCTTCAGGAACTGGCTCTGGACGGCACCATCAACGCGGACGCCCTGCTGGTGGTACAAGCCGGGAACGTCGCGAATACAACTCTTCTGGACTTGGTGGATGCCGATACGGGCGAAGCCATCACCGGCGGCGAGGAACGCGAAGTTACCTATCAGGATACCGTTACCGCGACCTACAGCTACATTGCCGTAGCCGGCACCAATGAGCACAGCGGCCAGACGGGGATCCATCTCACCTACGGACTCAAGGAATTGAACATCCATGATGGGAAAACCTGGGTTCTGGACGCTCCGGCCGATCCGGACAGCGACCGGACGCTCATCGCCCGGATTACAGGCGGCGGCGCGCTGCAGCTGAATAGTGACGCGGCCGGCATCACCATCACCTCCGCCACGAGCCACACGGGGGGAACCCTCATCAATTCCGGCCTGGTCACTGCCGGAGCGGACAACCTCTTCAGCGCCGGAATCCTGGAGGTCAAGGAAGGTACAACATTTGACACGGCCGCCACCGCACAAACCAACAGTAAAGGGTTTATTCTGCAAGGCTTGCTCAAGGGCGGCCAGGCATTCTCCAACACGGACGCCATGTATGTCTTCACCAGCGCGCAGGTGGAATCGGCGCTTGCCAACACCGGAACGCTCCTATTGGCCAATACATCGGGCACAGGGCAGGACTTCCAGCTTTCGGGAGGCCTGAAGGGCGACGGAGGGCATGTAGCCTTTGAAGGAAGCGGCCGTGACACATTGAAGCTCGGCTCCCTCTCCGGATCGCAGGCCTTTACCATGAACATCAACCTGGCCGCCGGAACAAGCGACCGCATCGCCATCGCCGGGGAGGCTTCCGGCACGCACACGGTTCATTTCATCCTGCAAGGCGGCATTCCCTCCTCCCCGTCCTTCATACACGACATGATCACATGGGACAGTCTGGCGGAAGACAGTAATGCGGCAACGCTCTTTACCGGAACGCTTGATGCGGGTTTTTACTCCTACGGCCTTAAACTCAACGCAGCAGGCAATGGATACGACCTGTCGCCGGAGGGCTACAACAACCTGGGCGGCGTACTGCTCAATGTGCTTGGCTGCATGAGTACGGGATGGTTTGAACAGCTTGACACCCTCTCCAAACGCATGGGAGAGCTGCGCATGGGAGCGGACTTTTACAGGCAGCAGGACCAACAGGCCAGGAACGCCGGAGAGGCGCCCAGGGGGCACTACTGGGCGCGCACGGCTTCCGGACGCACGGACACGGACCTGGGCATCGCCGGAGTATGCGGCTTTACGGAATACCAGTATGGGGCGGACAGCGGCGCGGACTGGATTGTTGCATCCGGGAGAAACAGCATGCTGGCTGCCGGTCTCTTCGGAGGATATCGCCGGAGTGACCGCCGCTTCCATGACGGCTGGGGAAGCAAGGGCAGCACGGACAGCGGTTACGGAGGCCTTTACGCCTCATGGCTGCACAGCAGGGGGTGGTTTGCGGACGCGGTTCTCAAGGGAATGAGCTACAATGCCGCATGGAGCGCGGTCCAGCCCGGGGGCACGGAACGTGGCGGCTATGACAACTGGGGATTGGGAATGAGCATGGAAGCCGGGCGGCAGTGGAGCAGCGCCGGAGGATGGTTCCTGGAACCCTCCGTGCAAATCGCATGGCTCCATTCCGGTTCCACGCATATCGTCACGAACCAGGGCCTGGAGGTGGCGGGAAGCGCAGCCGACGTCTGGCAATTTGCCGGACGCCTGCGAGCCGGACGCACATGGAGCGTCAACGGAGGCAGGCAGCTGGTGCAGGGCTACGTGAAAACTGGTGTTACGCAGCAGGCAAGCAATGGCGGTGAAGTAAAGGCCGCCGGCAATCAGTGGCGTCCGAATACGGATGGAACCCGCGGCATGGTTGGCTGCGGCGTAGCATGGCAGCTCAGCGCCCGCGATCAGGTGCACCTGGACTACGAATATGTCTACGGAGACAAATATGATCGTCCCTGGACGATCAATTTGGGATATACGCGGAGCTTTTAGGCACAAAGGAATTCATATCTCTTCCTCCACCCGGCAAGTTCACTCTTGCCGGGTGTTTTGTTTCTGCCGGTCCTGCCGGAAAGTCTTCTCATGAGGAATAAAAAAAGACCGCTTCATGAATGAAGCGGTCCTGAAGATTGGAAAAATCAGTATTTGACGCTTAGTGCGCCTTGCAGAATTCTTCAAAGCGGTCCAGCGCTTCTTTCAGAATGTCCAGCGTGGTGCAGTAGCTGATGCGGATGGCCTTGTCATTGCCGAAGGCGATGC
The genomic region above belongs to Akkermansia massiliensis and contains:
- a CDS encoding autotransporter outer membrane beta-barrel domain-containing protein codes for the protein MRLHLPSSLLRYVLASLFICTFPAASGADYTVNNTQSAMPGSNLYGTLEELRASGLLRANDTVVLHNDDSTLTGGLNLLINVQSDNTAAARTLDLAGLGTTPMFFLKKGDHGADMNSIIWENAGNRVLRVEGFGSNATLNLTGAVTFRNNTGIYDDSTAPGGGAIAIQGQGLASVSLDDNAVFTGNYASSASGEVRGGAVLAFSNDARITLGNGAVFHANHVLASDKAGGGGGAMFTKGGSSSIEIGDDATFTDNYVQAGKSSYGGAIGADRNATSITLGDRATFSGNHISTSADGAASEGGAISTYITIRDASVTLGDRAVFTGNYILAAGTGKGAGGAVAVRANGGPASLTVGAGASFTGNYISASSGDGGAIWMSSGGACTLGANVSFTGNYIQASSGSGGAIYLKNQQLTIRDGANFTNNYAPTAGGAILINNFGTNAAQQFLAQTHDVLFSGNMTGGTFTRNDNGTFTVDGGTANAIHVERLGSLQLAAGEGRNIQFDDPITSGTDYAITLAINRYTDDNGTDHDTSGTVVFSGTRYQGTDAHLVASRYNNFRGKTTVYGGTLELRDGVVFGRTGSMTDTGTSFTLNAGATLRSKGAVSEINAASIVLNGTVDTEGTLLLNGNVTASDAMLKTGQGVLDLRNTGTNLFTNGVALNEGSILINDMEQIRTGSGAYITGSGTLDIRSAGTVTLPDSLAGFGGTIALTDTRLRPDATGQTVLGTATLRLGSGSELSVAENFSISKLHLAGGTLTVQVDGDASRLEHQLSVSGSLDITSASTLAVSGLKDSLDHIAPQPGFLDRDLQELALDGTINADALLVVQAGNVANTTLLDLVDADTGEAITGGEEREVTYQDTVTATYSYIAVAGTNEHSGQTGIHLTYGLKELNIHDGKTWVLDAPADPDSDRTLIARITGGGALQLNSDAAGITITSATSHTGGTLINSGLVTAGADNLFSAGILEVKEGTTFDTAATAQTNSKGFILQGLLKGGQAFSNTDAMYVFTSAQVESALANTGTLLLANTSGTGQDFQLSGGLKGDGGHVAFEGSGRDTLKLGSLSGSQAFTMNINLAAGTSDRIAIAGEASGTHTVHFILQGGIPSSPSFIHDMITWDSLAEDSNAATLFTGTLDAGFYSYGLKLNAAGNGYDLSPEGYNNLGGVLLNVLGCMSTGWFEQLDTLSKRMGELRMGADFYRQQDQQARNAGEAPRGHYWARTASGRTDTDLGIAGVCGFTEYQYGADSGADWIVASGRNSMLAAGLFGGYRRSDRRFHDGWGSKGSTDSGYGGLYASWLHSRGWFADAVLKGMSYNAAWSAVQPGGTERGGYDNWGLGMSMEAGRQWSSAGGWFLEPSVQIAWLHSGSTHIVTNQGLEVAGSAADVWQFAGRLRAGRTWSVNGGRQLVQGYVKTGVTQQASNGGEVKAAGNQWRPNTDGTRGMVGCGVAWQLSARDQVHLDYEYVYGDKYDRPWTINLGYTRSF